Genomic DNA from Vespa velutina chromosome 6, iVesVel2.1, whole genome shotgun sequence:
ACATCCAGCACGGATCACCAATCAACGTTTGGCGAGGATACAATAATGGCTGAAAAACGACGAACTGTGGTGGAGGTTTGCGAAAAGGTGGTGGTACCGCAAGGAAAGATACCTGGGACACCATCAGTCACACCATTCATCACGGTGGATCGCGTTAACGAGAAGCAGAACTCAGCCACGGCCGAGGTTAGGATCGAACAGCGACGTAGCAACGCTTTGAGAAAGTCCTAAGATAAATATTGTCAGCCAGTGCtcctaattttctttctttcggctATTTTCGATTAGTAGCAcggactttctctctctctctctctctctctctctctctctcttctttctctattttttttctttttttctttcttttttttttctttcttttttctttctttttttctttctttctgtttctttctatctctctgtacTTCGCTAAAAACTAGTTCTCCAATACCATACGAAACGAAAcctataatgtacatatattctatttctatttgattatatttgaaaaaatacgtaaaatatatatttattactattgctaaatgaaataatttcttttcttttttccataaaaattttcatacaaaatagcaggtattttatatgaaagattttgttctctttaaataaatgaattcaaaattattccataataaattaattatttactctctatttatatatactcatatacatgtatttaacATATATCATGGACTTAAATAATACgtcgaatatatatgtagatttgATATGATTTACtaatatatacctattatcataaacatatattatatatatgtacagagTCAGtcaataattcgaaaaaatatttcctgacgaaatattcaatataatgaACTTCAAAAGAAGTGAACACATTTCttatatcgtattaaataattctattaatattatcataattattcacAAACGCATGTTAATCacgtatacatttaaaaattcaaatatatgtaCAACGTATATACTTGTTTCGTATGGGACATGCTAATATTCGCGATtagaattttgtatataaattggGAAGCCCGGTGGAAGAAGATAAACGTGATCgacgaaaattttaatctttaccTTTTTCGGAGAGGAACTTatgatattgttataaatCTCGGTGGCAACTACaaagagaattatttctttttttattaaattctttatctcactttctctctctctctctctctctctctctctctctctctctctctctctctctctctctttttctctctctctctctttttctctctgtaaaATCTTCGTCTTCCATGTCAAAAGTAATTTGGCTTTTACATATGGTAAATGCACATCGATCGAACGCAATGAGAGTTGACGACTTGAAAATTTTAACCGGTACTTATCTCCATGTATCCGGTAGCCAGTTTCTTCTGCCTATCGCTTCCCTCTAACGTATTTATTAGTCATCCATTACGCGTACATACTTCGTGAGAAGCGTAAAAGGGTACGAGATAcccattaattaaaataaacgatgtatatagaaatatgcGATGCGAGAGCGAGAACGTTAAAAAAAGCGttgattaacaaaaaaaaaaaaaaatatcacagtTAGAACTAGTTCAGATAGTTcggaaaatatacatacatacgtacataagcacgtatgtacatatatacgtattatatccGCTCGAATAATCATGAcgtactctctctttttctatctatctatctatctatctatctatctatctaactatctatctatctatctatctttctatatattttcaccAGCCATGCCTTTTATATAggctgaaaataaaaaaatacgagaATGCGAAgacatatgaatttttttgtaaattcttAGATACGAAAAAGTGATTagatgatttaaaaatgaaagatataaatagggaagaaaaaaaattttatttaacaatgtttttcttttatttttgattgaaAAACTACATTCGAGCTTTTTAATTGGACATTTTTCATCCTATTCAttcgttgaatttatttcattaattatttttatacaccTTTTACGTATTACATATTCATGttcaaaagatatatttattaggtattttgtttctcttataACTCGAAACGTGAACGAATCGATGAACAAGGCCTATTtgctatcattttcttttcttttcatttcatttttttcatttcttttttttctttttttttctttattttctttattttcctttatctttttgatAACACTGAACGGACAGAAAAAGCGAGAAAATAAGCGTCGATGgacgaatacatacataattacATAAATCTTCGAAGAACGTTACTGTACGATGTAAGAACTTTTACCTTAGATTAACTTGTAATCGTTGTATACCGACTTTTAACACGATCTGTCGAAACACACTTGGCACGTAGTAGTGGGTAATGTAAGTATTTACGTTGAATTGTAGCAATTTGTGGGAGAAGTATAATTCACGAAAATATAAGTCATATTTGGgcagtgataaaaaaaaaaaaaaaacgaaaaaaaatagacaaaaaaaatgaaacatagACCAATCgtctttcataatttttatgatcgatTAACGACAGCCGAGGTTCTTCCCCCCTTTTCAAAGAGAGGACACTTGACTCGATCGGCTTGACATTTCTCTCGACTCAAATCAAGATCATTAATTGGACATATTCGTCAAATAAATCCGATCGTTTCTGCATTCCGTGATTGATTCTCCTCGATCaaacgaatatttaataattagaaaatgtttattgGATCAGATAAATCAAAATTGGTTTCTAAATTCTTCAACAGCCAAGTAGTAAAGTGTCGtcttaaaaaatgaatgaattaaattttctttttcatttttaaaatcatttttatgttcAATCTTTAGATCGTATGTACAATCATAACATTAAAAGTCCCATCGTTCCTTCTTTATTCCTCGATTGGTACACAGACAAAACCGAatattccatctctctctctctctctctctctctctcctctctctctctttctttctttctttcttcctttcactctatttctctttctttctttctctttcgtatgcatacgtacacacaaaGCATTCATCATCGTCAGTCGCAAATTCAATACGTGCACGCACCGAGTACGGTCAAAGTGTGGCGTCCTCGTGACATCGGAATCAGAGGTCATGCCACGTCACgacttcttattatttaagaCAGTGGTTTTCAAACTTTTTAAAGTGGATACTCTATTTTCACGAAATCATAGAAATCAGTCtctgaagaaaaatattaaattaaactgttaatcttatttttctttaaaatttcgataatttaggatttattaattattataatattttaaatagacGCAAAAAAGttgttcttgaaaaaaaaaagaaaaaaaaatatattaacaatgattAATATGCGCTCTATCTATAGGAAGTAAAGACTTTATAGTTTGAAAACCACTGATTTGAAAGAGATTATAAAGAAGTGAGCCGAACGATGATCATCTCCATTCGCCGAGCGAATTCCATGACACGATCTCTATTCTCCCTTACCccgttcatttttctttcatttttctttctttttttttcttcctttatcgatcttcttcttcttcttctacttcttcttcttctccttcctcgcCGGATCGATGTCATCGGCGTGCTGTATAATCGTTCCTCCTACGAAGCTGTGTAGTCTCCTCGTAAGCTTGGGTAAACTCGCGAAACTCGAGGTAAGGTGGTGTTTTTCATTGCTTCTTCAGCTTTTTTGCCATCAGCTCACACTTAATCTTCCTCACTTTAATCTCTTGTATCagttttaattcatttttctgtttcttctttttctcctttttttcttttttctttcctttcttttcctttcttttcttttctttttttattccctcaGACCAGGTCGATAAAATAGTAGCCTGCACTTTCATTTCGTAACTTTTCACTACCCTTCGAAAATATAAAGCATGGCATTGACGATCATCACCATCATAGCTACCCTTTCGTGATTCGTTCTTTCTCGTTGCTTTTTCTTACAAAGTTTCTGATATACCTCCCTGGAATGTGAAACGCTTCTTATGAATTCTTTCACGCCTTTCGAGGACTCGACGGGAAGAATATTTTCCTCGCTATCTCTCTGTTTACTGCCTAGTAGAAGATAGTGGTCCAGATAGACATGGACGatttgatgaatttttttccacACTGATCATTATTCAcctattttcttctaataaatCGAAGTCAAATATTGATCATTAATCGAATCAtgattaaaattcaatatttatcaagtcgaattattaatgtaaataatctcaattactttattaatcgattattaaaataatcaagaaaatgttcgacgtgaaataaaaactgaaaaatatcgatcgtacgAGAAGTTGGAGATAAGAAAACTCGGGATAACAATTACAAtactacaaaaaaaagaacggaatGACTCGAAGACACttcgaagataataatattcttatctaTGAGTGGACTCTCGAATTCTTTTGAATAGATTAAATGAATAACGTTTGTTTAGAATTCTCTTAAGATGACAAAGAAATATGCGCGAATTACCAATTATACATCTATCATcaaattcgaattatttttgaatagcTTTTGTTGAAATTCGTTTACAATTACAGTTGCAAGAATAAAGATTAGATTAGATCTCTTATCATGATGGTCGAAAGACCTTATCTATCGTTTCGTTACTGTGTTAACGCAGTAGTTGTTAGAATACTGTTCTCTCATATACCTGCTCAATTGCTGAtgcaatttgtaaaaatttttaatcgtaaagaaaaaaaatcattttttatttaatttttcatgtgCATGTGTATTATTTCGTGTAAGTAAAGCATCTAATTCGAACtaacaaattcattttttccaaATTAACAATCGGATCTGGCTTTGATACGTAGGACATATGTGTAGTTACTAACAAGTCGCACGACAAATTTTGCAACAAtcgatcaaatattatatgtatgtatatacgtacacatatatatagatatatatatgtatatgtatgtatatatataaaatatatatacatatatgtataagagtCGAATTGGAAACGAACGAATTACCACAACAAATTCGACATGATCTTTCATCCGCGACCAATGTTACCTGTAAATCAGTGTTTCTCAAGTCTGAATAAATTTACAAAGTTTTGATACATTTACcaattacatataaatgtcAACAAATTAGTGAACGATCGAACGGAAACATACGATCTGCTAATTATTGATTACTCTAATTCCTATCGTTCGTTTTCGAAGCAGAAATACATGTACTccaaataggaaaaaaagaaaaaattaaaaaaaaataatttcgaaagacATAGTAATCGAATTAAAGCAATCATTAAAATCTTGCACGTTCTTCTTATATCATACTGAAACGAATtaaggtaataataaataaatgacgtTTGAGAAACTCTGCCTCTCAAGTAGAGTCCACTCCAGCGTGTTGTTGATTTGCATAGAATGTAGCGTTGCAAAATTCGTATAGTGCGCGAGAGAAGCACGGATTCGTCCGTtctatataatagatatcgCCTCAACATCCAACCGCGTTTCAACAGGAACCAATCTTCATGGATaaagaggacgaagagaagaaggctGAAACGATTTGCCAGACAACAAACAGTAGTACTACGATGCCAGATCGTGAAGAGCGAGAACATATCGAGATATCAATGAATACAAAACTCGAAACAACGATGACAACTACAACGAAGAATTCTGGCGAAGAAATGATAGTAGATACACCTGATTCACCTGCTTCGCCAATACCAATGATTCTTGGATTTGAAAGACCAACATCCTTGACTTTCAACGAAACAGAAACCTCTAATATCAATACTATTAATTGTCTCAGTCCAGTCTCACCTCAACAGGTAATGAATTaaactattaaatttattggaataaatttttatttgtttaattcaatattctttctttctttttctttctttttttttctttttttttaattatttctattgtaatgcatcatggaaaaaaagattaaccaTAGATAGTTCGATatcaaaaagtaaaatttttattatataattatagtatgattatttataatattataaatgtatttcaGTTTTTGCCGTTGAGCCTGTCGAACGACGAAGAAATAATGACTGGTCTAGCTTTTCCTTTGGGCCCACCGACGACTATCGAGCCACCCAAAGAAAAGCCACCACCACCTCCCATTGATGATATAAGTGACGAAGAAGCTCCACCAGTGGAACCCCTTAAGAGATTGAATTCCACTCGAAGAATCAAGAAGGAATTGCGAACGAGACGGTCGGATTTTCTTGGAATAGAAGGGGTATGTTCAGATTTCTCAGTATTATTAACATAACAAGTTACAATATTTGTActacttaaaaattattcttttattttatttatttactattaatattacgatttataaaatacatatattacacacaaacacacctACAGGCGTGTGCGACACGCGatcgaattaatgaaaattgaataaaaaaaaaataaaaaaaactaggTTAACGACGATGACTTGGAAAGAGAGTTAACGTTAATGAAGCCACCAGACATGGCAGCAATTCTCGCTGAAGAGAGACGTATCGAACAGCTGCATCGTCGTTCTTACGACACCGACAGTAATTACGAGCAAGATTCAAGCCATGAGAGGGATTCCGGAGTTGAACTGGGACACGTTGAAGACTGGACGAAACAACCTGTCAGCCCTGATATGTCGCAGCACAGTCGACAGAGTAGCGAACCTTTTGGCGCCAGTGTGACCTCATCGGAGGAAGATGAGATAACGAAGAAGGAGCGAGAAATCATCGaagtattagaaaaagaagaacaatgGCGATATGGGAACAATCACGAGCAGAATAGGtactttttattccttttattttactcatcaaaaaacttattaaaaaaattataaactcaacaaaatttatttacatatttgttGTATTTTGCATCAATGTACCAAttggtctctttctctctctctctctcccttttataTAATAGCGATTTAGGAGAAAAATTAGCTCACAAATTGCGTGaactcgaagaagaaaagatgcaattagaacgagaaagagcGCAGGAAGTCGTATTACGTAGACAGGAAGAGAATTTGCGGAAAAACGAGGACAACGTACGCAAACAGGAAGAGACTTTACGtaaacagcagcagcagcaacaacaacaacaacaacaacaacaacaacaacaacaacaacagcagcagcagcagcagcaacagcaacaacaacaacagcaacaacagcagcagcaacagcaacattTACCTTATCATcttcatcaccatcatcaccataGTCATCATCATCAAGAGTATGAAGCGAGACAACAGGAAGTTGCACGTATCgagatagaaacgaaacgTGTCGAGGCTACACGGCAGGAAGAGGAACGTCGGATTCAAGCGGAACAGTTGAGAATTCAAAGCGAGatcgaagagaaggaaagaagagcaGCTGATGCTCGAAGAAAGGAGGAGATACGAATAAGAGCTATGGAAAATCAAATTCGTGAGCAAGAGGTGAGAAACGCATGTGTTGATAAGAAGATATACGAGTAAAATGTTCCTTAAGACTCTTTTATATCTGCACGTTAGTTGCTTAAAGTAGtacaaaattaagaaaaaaatatttccttagCTTGTTCGTTCGTGCTTTTGAGATTTCTACTAATGCACACacttatgtgtgtatgtgtatatatatatgcacacgaATCTCTATAGAAATTAGTCGATTATTTCGTAGACGTTTTATTAGCATGCCGTTTTGTGACTCTACGATCACTGACAATAGCATTATTCCTACTTATTCACAGAACAAGATATTGGTTGGTGCTGGGTTGAGCAACCACGAAGATGAATTTGCTTCTGGGGTAAGGGATTAGCACTAATACTATCATCATATTTCTATtcccttttattctttaaattagTCGAAAGACGAGACTTTATTCGCAATAATCCGCTTTCTTCACTGATAGGGTTCAGTAGGATTTAGAAATGAAACTTCTTACTCTTCGTTCGTTCAGGAAGTGCTACGAGTCGAGAGGGAACTACTACAGTTGGAACAAGAGGAGTTGAAGAGGCAAAGAAACAATCTTGCTTATCGCGAACAAAAGCAACTCAAACTGGCGGAACAATTACAGGAACAGTGGAAATCCCTACAAGACGTTGCTCATGGTTCATCTAACATTGCCCAACAATACAAGCATCAGCCAGCCGTAAATTATAGATCATCTATGCCAAATCTTCAACTACAGGATGCTCAAAGGAGAcgaccacctcctcctccaatACCACCTGCTAAACCATTACGTCACATCGAACAAAGACAAAGGGACGTGACCATCAGGTAAATAAATTTCCTCGATTCGCATAAAAATTGTCAACTCTTTTGTAAATCATTGTACAAGGAAACAGGAAATAGTTAATTTAAGTCAACAAACTTGATTGTTCAATTGACTTCccgtcatttttttctttttattttttgcaaaaaaatacctattgtacatataatctttttttatgtaatcacATAATCACGTTCGAACTAAAGCAGACTAAAATTGATCTCATgctctatatattttctaatgataGGAACAGCCGAGTACCATCAGCAGACTCGATACCTCAACAAGTGGATGCATCTTTGCGACATAGTGCCTCAGCTACGACACTTTCTTGTCATGCTGGTCAACAAATGACGAGGCAAACGTTGCAAGCTCTTAGCGCTGCTCCTCGACCACGGATCGTTCAAGGTGATCAATGGGTTCAACGAAGAAAGAGCGATGTGCCTAGAGGCGCGCATGATTTCAATTATCAACATTGGCTCATTCAGGTAAATTAGAAGAAACCTGTCTTATATCTATAAGAATATCTTGTTTTAAATAtagacatttatttttaaattacacgTACGTTTAGTTTTATCTATACATGCATGTTTATCAAATAtgcataaattttaaataattcatatatgtatattgaatcaaaataattattataattaataattatcatcatcttgtaataattatattctattcatattatttttatcattgttatcttttatttctttaggAAGCAGAACAACGGAGAATTCACGAGAAAAATCAACGATCCCCGGCACGAAAGTCTCAACCGCACGTGACCGGAACATCCGTACCTTATGCCGCTGCACCGACACGGTCGGATAGCAAGCCGTTACCAGACTCCATTATACAAACTCTTACTCAAAGAGTACAGAACAGAGCGCAAGAGAAGCCACTATCACCAAGAAGAAGGTAAAAATATCTGTCATTTTTATCgacatattttgtattaaataacTTATCCCATTACAAATTCATAACGAATaaacttaatatttttagattagAACATAGTACGAGTCAAGAGCACATTCCCCTTCAACATTCTAACACCACTCAACAATTAACATTACAACAGAAATCTCAGCAGCCATCACCATCTGTTCATAACACCGACAATCAAGAGAAGATGCTGAGCGTCAGTGGCAAAAAGAAATGTTCGCATTGTGGAGATGAGCtaggtattaataaaaattaaagaatataacttaaaacaaaaaaaaaaagaaaaattacttctAAGGTAGATAAATTAACGAGTTCCGGTTTGTATGTGTTTGATAGGTCGAGGCGCCGCGATGATAATCGAGAGTCTACGCTTGTTCTATCACATGGAATGCTTCAAGTGCTGTGTCTGTCACGTACGACTCGGTGACGGATTAATGGGAACGGACGTACGCGTTCGAAACCACAAGCTCCACTGCCATAACTGCTACTCCAGTGACGACGGTACTCACACTTAAAACTCTACCTAGTATTATTCCATACAGTTTAAGATTAGGTAAATGTCGTAGTACAAGCGTTGGCGTACGAGAACGCCGAGAAATA
This window encodes:
- the LOC124949875 gene encoding PHD finger protein rhinoceros isoform X3; this translates as MPASQTAATERRNERVMIAHEPPKLKTTLKIPPKQATNPLQFVKVGPCSLYRTAQEQLQKVQEVKKIKQEVRDDPEDWQSNLDNWKSSRRKRQEHIIERVVEVKKLELEEHDRQRRRSKTFSEMMEERGNRGRKLSISLAMYHEEDANDLSDLGIGTSSGKSSVSGDTHDDAHSVLSDRDSEIEKNHSDVDNVTGDAGDNVNNNATRSSTAITTTTTTTTATSATKKPFGNGFHGNHNHNQEYDSATTATASSPEPEEYTYEGAIRGYVSRVSQNIPRRSLVGLDAKLDSAKSSTNGSKASLNEESKGTTTSVVKVDILKRREIFEKASQKSSDQKANNRLSGDFTGTKSIKERLSNLEKQKLEAENNEKISNKALNRLSGDMSSIRERLSHLEKQAIERESKTTSGNHKVSSEELESVRPLRERLSTLEKYSSSDESSAPTTIHESRHNGELTARTIKDRLNALDAIRSKESAEKRASIGKHSLCFRDQENRIDTSTPSERSSSPDSEYRAPRAAFHRSLDSLDADASSGPDTFERVQSLEEFDYGRRYPASSSSAELLNDTDREDSGIHTADVSCSVSQADEPVDEEIVHASTIVEEKPEDLRTIEATSCSSSSVQEKITTKSSTVANESTTTVANQQEAVATKDTAETSSGERSTNKSCPHMQVEVNTNSNTLPTTNRLIVYQNPRVPPRRTPPETLPKPKLPLFKDPIDPINNKETLPTSKDTEDKNSSSPLSIEESPSNTSSTSTPSILPPESSINNINTTCQNQDTSKTTRAVSKIPTPLPRKTVPAKSSPTSSVSSASPPTSPSSPKLQSSSSKTRTSSNQSPKASEIPLPVNSNSPSKLSSPSFPSTSSYNTSSPTSSTDHQSTFGEDTIMAEKRRTVVEVCEKVVVPQGKIPGTPSVTPFITVDRVNEKQNSATAEEPIFMDKEDEEKKAETICQTTNSSTTMPDREEREHIEISMNTKLETTMTTTTKNSGEEMIVDTPDSPASPIPMILGFERPTSLTFNETETSNINTINCLSPVSPQQFLPLSLSNDEEIMTGLAFPLGPPTTIEPPKEKPPPPPIDDISDEEAPPVEPLKRLNSTRRIKKELRTRRSDFLGIEGVNDDDLERELTLMKPPDMAAILAEERRIEQLHRRSYDTDSNYEQDSSHERDSGVELGHVEDWTKQPVSPDMSQHSRQSSEPFGASVTSSEEDEITKKEREIIEVLEKEEQWRYGNNHEQNSDLGEKLAHKLRELEEEKMQLERERAQEVVLRRQEENLRKNEDNVRKQEETLRKQQQQQQQQQQQQQQQQQQQQQQQQQQQQQQQQQQQQQQQHLPYHLHHHHHHSHHHQEYEARQQEVARIEIETKRVEATRQEEERRIQAEQLRIQSEIEEKERRAADARRKEEIRIRAMENQIREQENKILVGAGLSNHEDEFASGGSVGFRNETSYSSFVQEVLRVERELLQLEQEELKRQRNNLAYREQKQLKLAEQLQEQWKSLQDVAHGSSNIAQQYKHQPAVNYRSSMPNLQLQDAQRRRPPPPPIPPAKPLRHIEQRQRDVTIRNSRVPSADSIPQQVDASLRHSASATTLSCHAGQQMTRQTLQALSAAPRPRIVQGDQWVQRRKSDVPRGAHDFNYQHWLIQEAEQRRIHEKNQRSPARKSQPHVTGTSVPYAAAPTRSDSKPLPDSIIQTLTQRVQNRAQEKPLSPRRRLEHSTSQEHIPLQHSNTTQQLTLQQKSQQPSPSVHNTDNQEKMLSVSGKKKCSHCGDELGRGAAMIIESLRLFYHMECFKCCVCHVRLGDGLMGTDVRVRNHKLHCHNCYSSDDGVKFSCV
- the LOC124949875 gene encoding uncharacterized protein CG43427 isoform X5 → MPASQTAATERRNERVMIAHEPPKLKTTLKIPPKQATNPLQFVKVGPCSLYRTAQEQLQKVQEVKKIKQEVRDDPEDWQSNLDNWKSSRRKRQEHIIERVVEVKKLELEEHDRQRRRSKTFSEMMEERGNRGRKLSISLAMYHEEDANDLSDLGIGTSSGKSSVSGDTHDDAHSVLSDRDSEIEKNHSDVDNVTGDAGDNVNNNATRSSTAITTTTTTTTATSATKKPFGNGFHGNHNHNQEYDSATTATASSPEPEEYTYEGAIRGYVSRVSQNIPRRSLVGLDAKLDSAKSSTNGSKASLNEESKGTTTSVVKVDILKRREIFEKASQKSSDQKANNRLSGDFTGTKSIKERLSNLEKQKLEAENNEKISNKALNRLSGDMSSIRERLSHLEKQAIERESKTTSGNHKVSSEELESVRPLRERLSTLEKYSSSDESSAPTTIHESRHNGELTARTIKDRLNALDAIRSKESAEKRASIGKHSLCFRDQENRIDTSTPSERSSSPDSEYRAPRAAFHRSLDSLDADASSGPDTFERVQSLEEFDYGRRYPASSSSAELLNDTDREDSGIHTADVSCSVSQADEPVDEEIVHASTIVEEKPEDLRTIEATSCSSSSVQEKITTKSSTVANESTTTVANQQEAVATKDTAETSSGERSTNKSCPHMQVEVNTNSNTLPTTNRLIVYQNPRVPPRRTPPETLPKPKLPLFKDPIDPINNKETLPTSKDTEDKNSSSPLSIEESPSNTSSTSTPSILPPESSINNINTTCQNQDTSKTTRAVSKIPTPLPRKTVPAKSSPTSSVSSASPPTSPSSPKLQSSSSKTRTSSNQSPKASEIPLPVNSNSPSKLSSPSFPSTSSYNTSSPTSSTDHQSTFGEDTIMAEKRRTVVEVCEKVVVPQGKIPGTPSVTPFITVDRVNEKQNSATAELCSLLVSLGKLAKLEEPIFMDKEDEEKKAETICQTTNSSTTMPDREEREHIEISMNTKLETTMTTTTKNSGEEMIVDTPDSPASPIPMILGFERPTSLTFNETETSNINTINCLSPVSPQQFLPLSLSNDEEIMTGLAFPLGPPTTIEPPKEKPPPPPIDDISDEEAPPVEPLKRLNSTRRIKKELRTRRSDFLGIEGVNDDDLERELTLMKPPDMAAILAEERRIEQLHRRSYDTDSNYEQDSSHERDSGVELGHVEDWTKQPVSPDMSQHSRQSSEPFGASVTSSEEDEITKKEREIIEVLEKEEQWRYGNNHEQNSDLGEKLAHKLRELEEEKMQLERERAQEVVLRRQEENLRKNEDNVRKQEETLRKQQQQQQQQQQQQQQQQQQQQQQQQQQQQQQQQQQQQQQQHLPYHLHHHHHHSHHHQEYEARQQEVARIEIETKRVEATRQEEERRIQAEQLRIQSEIEEKERRAADARRKEEIRIRAMENQIREQENKILVGAGLSNHEDEFASGEVLRVERELLQLEQEELKRQRNNLAYREQKQLKLAEQLQEQWKSLQDVAHGSSNIAQQYKHQPAVNYRSSMPNLQLQDAQRRRPPPPPIPPAKPLRHIEQRQRDVTIRNSRVPSADSIPQQVDASLRHSASATTLSCHAGQQMTRQTLQALSAAPRPRIVQGDQWVQRRKSDVPRGAHDFNYQHWLIQEAEQRRIHEKNQRSPARKSQPHVTGTSVPYAAAPTRSDSKPLPDSIIQTLTQRVQNRAQEKPLSPRRRLEHSTSQEHIPLQHSNTTQQLTLQQKSQQPSPSVHNTDNQEKMLSVSGKKKCSHCGDELGRGAAMIIESLRLFYHMECFKCCVCHVRLGDGLMGTDVRVRNHKLHCHNCYSSDDGTHT
- the LOC124949875 gene encoding uncharacterized protein CG43427 isoform X4, with amino-acid sequence MPASQTAATERRNERVMIAHEPPKLKTTLKIPPKQATNPLQFVKVGPCSLYRTAQEQLQKVQEVKKIKQEVRDDPEDWQSNLDNWKSSRRKRQEHIIERVVEVKKLELEEHDRQRRRSKTFSEMMEERGNRGRKLSISLAMYHEEDANDLSDLGIGTSSGKSSVSGDTHDDAHSVLSDRDSEIEKNHSDVDNVTGDAGDNVNNNATRSSTAITTTTTTTTATSATKKPFGNGFHGNHNHNQEYDSATTATASSPEPEEYTYEGAIRGYVSRVSQNIPRRSLVGLDAKLDSAKSSTNGSKASLNEESKGTTTSVVKVDILKRREIFEKASQKSSDQKANNRLSGDFTGTKSIKERLSNLEKQKLEAENNEKISNKALNRLSGDMSSIRERLSHLEKQAIERESKTTSGNHKVSSEELESVRPLRERLSTLEKYSSSDESSAPTTIHESRHNGELTARTIKDRLNALDAIRSKESAEKRASIGKHSLCFRDQENRIDTSTPSERSSSPDSEYRAPRAAFHRSLDSLDADASSGPDTFERVQSLEEFDYGRRYPASSSSAELLNDTDREDSGIHTADVSCSVSQADEPVDEEIVHASTIVEEKPEDLRTIEATSCSSSSVQEKITTKSSTVANESTTTVANQQEAVATKDTAETSSGERSTNKSCPHMQVEVNTNSNTLPTTNRLIVYQNPRVPPRRTPPETLPKPKLPLFKDPIDPINNKETLPTSKDTEDKNSSSPLSIEESPSNTSSTSTPSILPPESSINNINTTCQNQDTSKTTRAVSKIPTPLPRKTVPAKSSPTSSVSSASPPTSPSSPKLQSSSSKTRTSSNQSPKASEIPLPVNSNSPSKLSSPSFPSTSSYNTSSPTSSTDHQSTFGEDTIMAEKRRTVVEVCEKVVVPQGKIPGTPSVTPFITVDRVNEKQNSATAELCSLLVSLGKLAKLEEPIFMDKEDEEKKAETICQTTNSSTTMPDREEREHIEISMNTKLETTMTTTTKNSGEEMIVDTPDSPASPIPMILGFERPTSLTFNETETSNINTINCLSPVSPQQFLPLSLSNDEEIMTGLAFPLGPPTTIEPPKEKPPPPPIDDISDEEAPPVEPLKRLNSTRRIKKELRTRRSDFLGIEGVNDDDLERELTLMKPPDMAAILAEERRIEQLHRRSYDTDSNYEQDSSHERDSGVELGHVEDWTKQPVSPDMSQHSRQSSEPFGASVTSSEEDEITKKEREIIEVLEKEEQWRYGNNHEQNSDLGEKLAHKLRELEEEKMQLERERAQEVVLRRQEENLRKNEDNVRKQEETLRKQQQQQQQQQQQQQQQQQQQQQQQQQQQQQQQQQQQQQQQHLPYHLHHHHHHSHHHQEYEARQQEVARIEIETKRVEATRQEEERRIQAEQLRIQSEIEEKERRAADARRKEEIRIRAMENQIREQENKILVGAGLSNHEDEFASGEVLRVERELLQLEQEELKRQRNNLAYREQKQLKLAEQLQEQWKSLQDVAHGSSNIAQQYKHQPAVNYRSSMPNLQLQDAQRRRPPPPPIPPAKPLRHIEQRQRDVTIRNSRVPSADSIPQQVDASLRHSASATTLSCHAGQQMTRQTLQALSAAPRPRIVQGDQWVQRRKSDVPRGAHDFNYQHWLIQEAEQRRIHEKNQRSPARKSQPHVTGTSVPYAAAPTRSDSKPLPDSIIQTLTQRVQNRAQEKPLSPRRRLEHSTSQEHIPLQHSNTTQQLTLQQKSQQPSPSVHNTDNQEKMLSVSGKKKCSHCGDELGRGAAMIIESLRLFYHMECFKCCVCHVRLGDGLMGTDVRVRNHKLHCHNCYSSDDGVKFSCV